GGCCGCCCCTTCCACATGCCATCATTGTTCCGGTCGTGCTTTGAGCACGTGCAGATATTTGATGAAGCTTGCCACGATGACCGATCCGATTTCGTCTACCACGTTGGACGGAACCGGCGAGTCCAGAGACAGGATAACCATGGCCTCGCCCCGCTTTTGCTGGCGTCCGAGATTCATGGCGGCGATATTGATATCGTGTTCCCCCAGAACCTGTCCAATTTTACCGATCATGCCCGGCCGGTCCTGGTAGGTAATGACCAGCATGTGTTCTTCAGGAGCAAAATCGACCTGGTAGTCGCGCAGACGCACGACACGCGGTTGCCCTTCGAAGTGGGTGCCGACGATGGTGCGGCGCATGCCGGGGCCTTCGATGTCGATGGTTACGGTGTTGGCGAAGGCTGCGGGGGCGGGGTTTTTGACTTCCTCGACGGCGATACCCATGTTTTCCGCGATAAGCGCCGCATTGACCATGTTGACGTCCTGCTCGACCTTGTTGTTCAGCAGCGCCGCCATGCCGCAAACGGTTATCGGCGAGCAATCGTATTCGGCCACGCTCCCCTGGTAGGTAAAAGTGACCTTGTTGAGATTGGAATCGGCCAGTTGCGAAACGAAATCGGCCATGATGTTGACCAGTCGCAGAAAGGGCCGCATCTGCCCCATCAATGAACTGTCGAAGCGCGGAATGTTTGCGGCGTATTCCATGGGCTGTTCATTGGCGAAGCGTACGATGTCCCGGGCCACGTCAATGGAGACATTGATCTGGGCTTCAGCGCTGGACGCGCCCAGGTGCGGGATGGCGAGCATGCGCTCGTGGGCAACCAGTTTTTTGAGGTGTTCACTTTGCGGAGGCTCCTCGCTCCATACATCGACACAGGCCGCGCCGACCTTGCCGCTTTCCAGGGCGGCCAGCAGGTCCTGCTCATTGATGATGCCGCCGCGTGCGGTGTTGACCAGGATCACCCCGTCCTTCATCTGCTGCAGTTGGGGAGCGGCGATAAGGTTGCGGGTCTCGTCGTTGAGAGGCACGTGCACGGTGATGACATCGGAGGATCGGATCAACTCTTCGAGGGACACCAGCCGGATTCCCAGATCCTGGACCCGTTTTTCAGAAATGTAGGGATCGCAGCCGATGACTTCGCAGTCGAAGGCTTTCAGTCGGGTGACGACACCCCCGCCGATTTTGTTCAGGCCAATAACCCCGGCGACCTTGCCTTTGAGTTCCATCGCCTTGATGGAGCGATTCCAGGCGCCGCCCTTGATGCTTGTGTCGGCCTTCACCAGTTTCCGGCAGGTGGCCAGAATCAGGGCCATGGCGTGCTCGACGACGCTGTTGATGTTTCCGAAAGGTGCGTTGCAGACAATGATGCCTCTTTCACTGGCGGCTTTCAGGTCGACGTTGTCAAGTCCCACGCCCGCTCTCGCGACGACCTTGAGGTTTTTGCCGGCTTCAAGCAGTTCACGATCGGCCTTGGTTGCGCTGCGAATCACCAACCCCTCGTAACTGTCGATGATCCGGAGCAATTCTTCCCGGCTCAGATCGGTTTTGACATCCAGTTCGACAAGGGGGTCCTTCTCCAGGATCAGCAGGCCCTCTTTGGCAACTTTTTCCGCAACCAGAATTTTCATTGTCGCTCCTTTGCGTTCACGTAACGGGCTGACCGGCGGGTGGGCAGGACGTGTGTCGGCTGTCCGGAAGAGCAGTCCCGGGGTCGGGTGAGAGTTGATGGCGAAAGGGTTTTTCGGCTCGGCTTTCGCAGCTAAAGCCCCAGAGTCGGGTCCTTGCGAAGCTCTGCAATCATATAAAACGTCGATGGATTTTTCCAGAAAATTTGTCTGGTATACGGCAGGTGCTCGCCTCAGCAAAAAAAACTGGCAAAATAAGAATATATTTACTATTATATCAGTGTTTAAATAAATTTATGTAAAACTAATTAAATAGGGAATCTCTCATTCATGTGTCGTTATTTTTTGTACGTAACTGTTTTAGTTTTGGCCGCAGGTCTGGGATGTTTTGCCTGCACAGGGGCCAGTGCGGCCACGCGCCCGGCGCTGCTGTCGCACTGCCTGCGCGTGGAAAGTACCGCCTGGGGGTTGGAGTTGTGGCGTTCCGACGGCAGTTCCGGCGGTACAGTACTGGTGCGCGATATCAATCCCGGAAAGCCGTCCGGACGTCCTTACCAGTTTCGCGAGGTTCAAAACCGGCTTTTTTTCGGGGCCAATGACGGGCTTCATGGCTTCGAACTATGGAGTACCGATGGTACCGCCGCCGGTACCCGGATGATTATGGATATCAATGAGGGCACACCCGGCTCGTTTCCGGCCGGGATTGCTGTCCTGGACGATAAGGTCTGTTTCGGGGCCGATAACGGGACTCATGGGCGGGAATTGTGGTGTTCAAACGGATCCGTGGAAGGCACTGACATGGTTGTGGATATTTTTCCGGGTCCGACCGGTTCGAACCCCCGGTATTTTACTCAAGTGAACGGCAGTCTGTTGTTTGAAGCCGATGATGGTGTGCATGGCCGGGAACTCTGGCGTACCGACGGTACTCGGGAGGGGACCATGCTGGTTTATGATATACAGCCCGGCCGGGACAACTCCTGGCCTTCCAACTTCTCCCGGATCAACGGACTGCTACTGTTTCGTGCCACCGACAGCCGGCACGGACGGGAATTATGGCGCAGTGACGGTACTTCCGAAGGGACATACATGGTCAAGGACCTGAACGACGGTCCGGCGGATGGCTTCTGACCGGTTTCCACGGCAGACTGATAAACAAAAAGGGACCTGCATTTCTGCCGGTCCCTTTGTCGTATTTGGTAGCGGGGGCAGGATTTGAACCTGCGACCTTCGGGTTATGAGCCCGACGAGCTACCGAGCTGCTCCACCCCGCGTCGTTGAGGTGCGAAGATACACAATTGCGTAAGGGTTGTCAACCCTTGACTGCAAAAAACATTAACCAGTGGGTCTGCATCTGGAAACAGCGCGTTTCCCATATGAAATCTATGCTGTATTTATCCGCGGTTTTCAGCGGCACGCCAATGGTTTGGGGTGACGCTTGGCCCCGCTGCTTGTTGTTTTCAGATGCTGAAGAAATCTGTTCGCGCTTGCGCAGGGCTGGCAGGGCTTGTATACGCCGGTCAAACAGCCTAGAATACACGCCTCATGCAAAGCGCTGTTTCGAGGTGTGGATCGTTATGTCGAATTTCGTTCTTATTGTTGTTTTTGTCGGGCTGGGCCTTTTGTTTCGAAGGCTAAAGGCCTTTCCAAAGGATTCGGCCCAGGTGCTGAACATGTTTGCGCTGTATGTTTCCCTGCCAGCGCTGGTTTTGCTGAAAATTCCGCAGTTGCAGATCGGGCGAGAAGCGCTGCTGGTAGCGGCGGTTCCCTGGGGATTGCTGATTTTGTCGGCGGCATTTGTCCTGGCGGCGGCTGCAAAGTTTCACTGGAGTCGTGCCCAGACCGGCGTTCTTCTGCTGCTGGTGCCTCTCGGAAATACCTCCTTTATGGGGGTCCCGATGGTTAATGCCTTTTTCGGGCAGCAGGGTATTCCTTATCTGATTGTTTACGATCAGATCGGAACCATGCTGATCTTTGCCCTGTATGGATCCCTGATTCTTGCCTTGTACGGTCGTGACGGAACGTTGCGGATCGGGTCCATTGCCCGCCGGACTTTAACTTTTCCGCCGACTCTGGCCGTGATGGCTGGGCTTGCGCTGCGCCCCTGGCCTTATCCCGACGCATTGCAGGCGGCATTGCAGGGCGTATCCCAGAGTCTTACGCCACTGGTTATGACCGCTATTGGCCTGCAGCTGAACTGGAGGTTGCCACGCCATCTGTTGAGGCCGCTTGGTTACGGTTTGCTGATCAAGTTGCTGATTGCGCCCCTCGTGACTCTCGGTGTGTGCCGCCTGCTTGGGGCAAGCGGATTGCATGTGGATGTTGCCGTTTTTGAGGCCGGCATGCCGCCCATGGTTACGGCCGGCGCCGTGGCGGTGATCGCCGGCATGGAGAGCGATTTGGCGATAGCGCTGATCGGAATAGGTATTGTTGTCTCTTTCGCCTCTCTACCTTTGCTGTTTGCCATACTGTCATAGCATGCAGGCGTTTACATGCACTTTTTCCTTGCCCGGAGTATTGACTAATGACAGAAGTCCATTAGAAATATGACAAGGGTATGTTCCTTGGTGGTTTGTTTGTGCATCGGTTTGTACCATCCAGAAGACTCGGACAGCGAGAAAAAGGAGAAACGGTAATGGCAGAAGGTACGGTGAAATGGTTTAATGACGCCAAAGGTTTCGGTTTTATTCAGCAGGACAATGGACCGGATGTGTTTGTCCATTTTTCTGCAATTACGGGGGAAGGTTTCAAGTCCCTGGCGGAAGGGGACCGGGTCAGTTTTGAGGTTGTCAAGGGGCCGAAGGGACCCCAGGCGGCAAACGTTCAAAAACTTTGATAACCAGGGGCGCAGCCCCATTGCCCAGAGGAATGAAACGAAGCCCGCTCCGTAACCGGCGCGGGCTTTATATTTATATTTGTTGGATTCATGAAAACCTAGGAGGATCAGGCAGCGGTGTTCAGCTGCCAAAAACGGAGGCATCAGGTCAAAACCGGAGGTTGCGCCGTTTGTGGTGTCGGGTTGCTTTTTGGAATGAAATGCTCTAGGGTTGGTCTGCTTTTACGGCATTTGTATATTTCCCCCGGGGGGTTCGCGGTAAACCCGGCTCTTTTGGCTTAAGCATCAAGGATGATAGATATAATGAGTGATTTTCCCAAATGCCCCGTGTGCGGTTCTGAATATACCTACGAAGATGGTCCTTTGTATGTATGTCCCGAGTGCCACCACGAATGGCCGCGGCAGCATGCGGCTGTAAACGAAGTTCAGGAAAAAATTGTTCGGGATGCCCATGGCAATGTCCTTGTCGATGGCGATGCGGTAACGGTCATCAAGGATCTGAAGGTCAAAGGCTCTTCCATGGTAGTCAAGGTAGGCACCAAGGTCCGGAACATTCGTCTGGTCGAAGGGGATCATGATATCGACTGCAAAATTGACGGCATTGGCGCCATGAAACTGAAATCGGAATTTGTTAAAAAGGTTTAGCTGCATGCCATTGCGGGTCTTGCGCCTGCCGGTAATCGCGCGAAGAACATGCAAAAGGGCCCGCCTTGAAAAAAGGTCGGGCCCTTTTTGCATGATGGCTGGTCAAAATACCGGGACGCGCCGCAGTCACTGTCATTGCAACTGCCGGTTTGTTTTGGTCAGAACGCCCGGCTCAGTCGGCATTTCCGGATTGACGGCGAAACAGCGGTGAAACGAGGTATATGGTATCGGCTGCAAAGGCGATGAGCAGCGGGATCAGATACTGGTCGCGACGCACTCCGAGCGCCAGCAGAAACAGAAATGCGCCAAGAACCAGAACTCTGACGATTTTGGGAACTCTGGGTAAAATGGCGCGCCCGAAATGGGGGTAAGGCACGCGCGAAATCATCAGCAGCGAGGTGATGGCTACGATAACGCCGACCACGGGCTGGCTGGGAACCAGCACGCATGCAGTGCCGGCCATCAAGGCGCCTGCCGGGGACGGCAGACCGGCGAAGCTCGCAACGCCTCCGGCTACGCCTTTACGGCGTTTTTCCACAACAAACCGGATCAGTCGGTAGATTACGGCAAAAAGGTAAAAACCGCCGAGCAGCAGGCCTAACCAGAGCTTGGTGAAGGAAACCACGACAATCAGACCTACCGTCAGGCCAAAGCTGGTTCCGTCGGCGACATCGTCAAAAATTTCGCCGCGAGGGGTGGACCCCCAGCGTTCGGCGGCGCGGCCGTCGAACAGATCCAGAAACTGGCCGAGGAACACCAGCCCAAGGGCATAGACCGCCGGCTTGCCGCTCAGAACGACCCAGCAGCCGGCAAGGCCGCATACCAGGTTGAGAATGCTGAGAATGTTGGCGTACCAGTAGTTGGGAATGACTTTGAAAAAGGTGGAGCAGAAGGCCAATCCCGCACAGATAGCCATCAACGGGTAAATGGAACGTCCGAGGATTGGAAGGGGGCCGTAAATCCATTCCAGGCCGACAACGATCAGCAGCACGACCACCATGAAGGTTTTGGCCTTGCCGAAGAGGTTGGCGGCTTTGACCTTGATAAAACGCCGAGAGGCTTGCCCGGTGATGTCGAAAGCCAGAAAAACAAACACCAGCATCGGATTGAGCGCCCCCCTCCAGGCAAGGTAGACGAGCATGGGAGCGTACATCAGTTTATCGGAGAGGGGGTCGATGGTAGCGCCTTCTTCCGTATTCAGATCGCATTTTCGGGCGATGTCGCCGTCGGTAATGTCGGTGATCATCCAGAAGGTAAAAAACAGAAAGCACCATTGTGGATAACCCAGATGCAGGAGGATTGCCGATACGAAACCCATGGGATACCGAGCGCGGCTGATGGCATTGGGGTGCAGCCATCTGTGTCGTCGCACCCATGCGACCTGGCGGGGAGTCCGGAGAAAGAAATAGACGGCAAAGCGTTCCAGTGCCAGCATGATGAAAACGGGAATGGCGATTTCGGTCAGGATTGCGCTATAGGGAATCATGGCTCCTTGTGAGTCCTGGCTTGAGGTTAAGAATCAGCTCGGCAGTGCCGTTCCATGTCCTTCTATCGTTTTCAGAGGCGCTGGTGGGAGGCAATGCCGCGGGTGCAGTAGGATTTTTGGAAAAACAACGGGCCCGCGTGCGGATAGGCAGGCAGGCCCGGTTAAGTGACGGGATGATCCATGACAGCAGGCCGAGACCGCGTTACTTGTCGTTGAAAAGCAGGCGGCGTGCACCTAGAAATTTTTTGCGCAGGGAACTTTCCTCCAGGTTTGAGATCCGGATGGTTTTGCGTGAACGCGGCGCATGAATGAATTTGCCTTCGCCAAGGTAAATGCCGACATGGTTGACACGCTTGTTGTTGCCGAAAAAGACCATATCTCCAGGACTCAACTCGTTGCGTGCCACCGGTTCGCCCTGCCGGTACTGTTCGGCGGAGGTGCGTGGCAGGTTGATGCCGCACAGCGCGTAAACGGTTTTTACGAAGCCGCTGCAGTCCATGCCGGTCTCGACGGACATGCCGCCCCAGCGATACTTTACGCCCAGAAAATCCAGGGCGATCCGGGCGGCGCGGAATCCGGGCGGTTGCGGAGCTATGGGTTGATGTGCCATGGCTTCCAGCGCGGCAATCATTTGAGATCCTGCGGACTTTTTATCAGCGACGGCCTGCGTGCCGGTGTCTGCCGTCGATTTGGGCGTCCCGGTGTCCGGATCGGTGGCAACGCGGGGGACTGTCGCGGTTTCTTGTGCGGCCGCGGCAGGTGCTTGCGCTGTGGAGACGGTCTTGTTGACCTCGGCTGTGGGAATTTCGCTTGTCCGGGCAGCAACCTCCGCAGTGTCCGGGGCGCGGCCTGAAACAATCAGGAAGCTGCCGATGAGCTTGTTTTTCTGCAGCTGCTCTGCCGCTTGTCTGGCTTCCAGGCGCGAGCCATGGCTGCCGGTTCTAACGACAAACAGGCCGCGCTGATTGGTCGTCACATAAGCGTCAAGACCCTTGCTTTTCAGCGATTCCACAGCGCCGTCCGCAGCAGGCTGCCGTGAATAGGCAAACAGTTGAATGGAATAGACCCTGGCGGAGTCAACCGCGGCGGGCTCGGCCACGGCGGCCGATGTCCAGAAACAGAATGCAATTATCCAGAGTAGAGATTTCTTCATATAGGCAGATCCAGAGCGGGTCGTGGGGGCATTCGCCAGAATCCCTCTGTCCGGCGGTCCCCGATCGATTGCGAATGGCACCCTTCAAACTACTCTTCTTTTTATAGAATTTCTTCCCAAAAGTCATCAGGAAAATTCGCGGCCGGTCGCAGCGCCGATGTGCGCACCTGGCTCTTTCGAAGATTCTGGCATCAATCGGGGTTTTTCTTGTTGTCGTTGGAAAAATCGAACGCCTGCTGGTTGTATGGGGTGTGTCTTGCGATAAAACAAAACAGCCCGCATTGAACGGGCATTTGCGGGCTGTTTTGCACAAAATGGTCAGAATTTGGTGCCGGTCATTTTGATGACCAGCAGGCGCACCGGTTCGGTGCCGGTGTTTTTCCATCCGCGCAGGGTACCCGTGCGGATGTCTATAAGGCTGTCGCCGCCAACCTGTTGGACTTCATCCTCGATCGTCAGTTCTCCGCGGCCTTCCAGGACATAAAACAGAACGTCGAAAGGATTGTCGTGCAGTGGCACGGTTTCGCCGGGCCGCAGCAGAATATGAATGACTTCGACGGGACCGCTGTTGTGCATGATGCGCGCATCGAAGGGGACCGGTACTTTCGATGCCGCCTCAAGCGTTATGATTTCCATGGCATACTCCTTTTGTTTGCGGATGCATGGATCGGCGAGATAAAAAAGCGGGCAGAGCGCGGAGGTTACGCTCCGCCCGGAGGAGGCTCGCCGGTTGCTGATTGTCAGGTTGTGCTCGCTGCGTTGATCCACGGATGATTCAACCATACTCCCAACATCTTTTCCGGGGATTGACCGGCGTCAAGTTTTATCGTTTTCGGGACCAAACGAAATCGCCCTGAGCTTGCTCCGGGACGGCCAAAAAAAGATCAAAACGGTAATAATTACTATTGACATTAATTGACAGATGCAATAATGTACCAAACATCAGTGAGGTCATTATGTCGGAACAAAAGAAATTGCAGGAACTCATGGCAACATGCAGGGCGCGGGGAGTGAGTCTGACGCCCCAGCGGCTGGGGGTAATGCGGGCGCTGTCAGCCCGCCGGGATCATCCAACGGCGGACCAGTTATATGCGGATCTGATCCGTCAATTGCCCGGAATTTCCCGAACCACTGTTTACCGGGTTCTGGAGACCTTTGTAAGGCTTGATCTGGTTCGAAAAATCGACAGCCGTGACTCCAAAGCGCATTTCGATGGCGATACCTCTCTGCATCCTCACCTGGTTTGTCTCGGGTGCGGCAGGGTGATGGACTATGAGGATAGAAGTTTCGGCATATTGCAGCCTCCGGAGGTGACCGGAGATGGTTTCAGGATTGTCGATTATGCCGTGACGCTGGTCGGGTTCTGTGAGGACTGCCAGCGGGACAACATTGATAGGTAGTTTTCATCCGGAAACGGCCCTTTTCTGCCGTGGCGGCGTCAATCCGCAGGCTTGCTTGTGCGGCGTACCGATGTACGCCTCCGCGCAACCCCTTGATTTCCTTGCCACAACGAAAAATTGCTCGTTTCTCCAAATGAAAACTACGCTGTATCCATCCGGAGTTTCGGGATGGATACTAGGTAATTTGGCCGACAGGTCCCATGACCTGTATTATCGTAAACTTTCATACTGAAAAGAGGGATGCAATGAGCGCATTGAAAGGTACCAAGACCGAAAAGAACCTGTTGGAAGCTTTTGCTGGCGAGTCCATGGCCCGCAACAAGTACAGCTATTTTGCCTCGGTGGCCAAAAAGGAAGGATTCGAGAAGATTTCCGCTATTTTCCAGGAGACCGCGGACAACGAAAAGGAACATGCTAAACTGCATTTCAAGGCGCTGCAGGGAATCGGCGATACCATGGCCAACCTGAAGGCGGCCGCGGCCGGCGAAAATGAAGAATGGACCGAAATGTATCCGCGCATGGCCAAGGAAGCCCGCGAGGAAGGGTTTGATGATCTGGCCCGCATGTTCGAAAATATCGCCCGCATCGAAAAAGCGCATCAGGAGCGTTATGAGCGCATCGTCAAGGCGATTGAGGCCGGTACGGTTTTTCAGCGGGACAACGAACAGCTCTGGAAATGCCGCAACTGTGGCCATCTGCTCAATGCCAAGGCCGCGTCCAGGATCTGTCCCGTGTGTGATCATCCCCAGGCCTTTTTCGAGGTCGAGGTCTGCACCTTCTGATGCTGTCTGTCGGTTCTCCCAACCGGTCCGGGAGAACCGCTCATCCCAGTATCCAGACGTCACCACCAAACCGAGGAGGAAAAACCATGCAAAAGTACGTGTGTGAAATCTGCGGCTATGTGTACGACCCCGCGGTAGGCGACCCGGAAAACGGCATTGCGGCGGGGACCGCGTTTTCTGATATCCCCGGAGACTGGGTGTGCCCGATCTGCGGTGCTTCCAAGGCTAATTTCGCCCCGGAAGGCTGATACCGGGACGAGGGTTTTTTGGCACGGTTCCGGTCGGCAAACGAGGGCCGGGCCGTGCTGAATTTCTCATTTTCGGACCTCCTTTCGGGGGTCTTTGAGTATCGATGCAACGGGTGTGGCTTATTACGGGAAGGACCAGCACATGATACCTCGCAAATTGGCCGAAGGGGTTTACGAAGTCGGTGCGACAGATTGGAATATTCGCGATTTTCACGGTTACTCGACGGATCTTGGCTCCACCTACAATGCCTATCTTGTCGTCGACGAAAAGATCGCTCTGATCGATACGGTCAAGAAGGAATTTACAGACCAGCTGCTGCAAAAAATTTCGCAGATCGTCGACCCGTCAAAAATTGATCTGGTTATAAGCAATCACACGGAAATGGATCATTCCGGCGGGCTGCCGGAGCTGATGGAAGTAATCGGCAGGGACAAGCCGGTGTATTGCTCCAGCATGGGGCTGAAAAATCTGCGCAGGCATTTTCCTGACTGGCTGAATCTGCAGCAGGTATCTGACGGTCAGGAGCTGAGCCTTGGCAACCGGACGCTGCAGTTTCTGGAAACCCGCATGATCCACTGGCCGGACAGCATGTTCAGCTATCTCAAGGAAGAGCAGATTCTCTTTTCCAGCGACGGTTTCGGGCAGCATTATGCCGGGCCGGAGCGCTTTGATGACGAAATCGGCGATGCCATCATGGCCCATGCGAAAAAATATTTCGCCAATATTCTGTGGCCCTTCGCGGCACTGATCCAGAAGCTGCTGGATAAGCTGATCGGCACGGGCTTGCCCATCAGGATGATCTGCCCCGACCACGGCATCATCTGGCGCCGGGACCCCGGCAAGATCGTCGGCGCCTATCTGGAATGGTGCAGACAGCAGCCCGGGCGGGAGGCTCTGGTGATTTATGATACCATGTGGCACAGTACCGAGACCATGGCCGGGCAGATTGTCGCCGGGCTGCAGGAAGCCGG
This portion of the Syntrophotalea acetylenica genome encodes:
- a CDS encoding ELWxxDGT repeat protein, which produces MCRYFLYVTVLVLAAGLGCFACTGASAATRPALLSHCLRVESTAWGLELWRSDGSSGGTVLVRDINPGKPSGRPYQFREVQNRLFFGANDGLHGFELWSTDGTAAGTRMIMDINEGTPGSFPAGIAVLDDKVCFGADNGTHGRELWCSNGSVEGTDMVVDIFPGPTGSNPRYFTQVNGSLLFEADDGVHGRELWRTDGTREGTMLVYDIQPGRDNSWPSNFSRINGLLLFRATDSRHGRELWRSDGTSEGTYMVKDLNDGPADGF
- a CDS encoding cold-shock protein, which codes for MAEGTVKWFNDAKGFGFIQQDNGPDVFVHFSAITGEGFKSLAEGDRVSFEVVKGPKGPQAANVQKL
- the rbr gene encoding rubrerythrin, which produces MSALKGTKTEKNLLEAFAGESMARNKYSYFASVAKKEGFEKISAIFQETADNEKEHAKLHFKALQGIGDTMANLKAAAAGENEEWTEMYPRMAKEAREEGFDDLARMFENIARIEKAHQERYERIVKAIEAGTVFQRDNEQLWKCRNCGHLLNAKAASRICPVCDHPQAFFEVEVCTF
- a CDS encoding zinc ribbon domain-containing protein YjdM, giving the protein MSDFPKCPVCGSEYTYEDGPLYVCPECHHEWPRQHAAVNEVQEKIVRDAHGNVLVDGDAVTVIKDLKVKGSSMVVKVGTKVRNIRLVEGDHDIDCKIDGIGAMKLKSEFVKKV
- a CDS encoding NlpC/P60 family protein, with the protein product MKKSLLWIIAFCFWTSAAVAEPAAVDSARVYSIQLFAYSRQPAADGAVESLKSKGLDAYVTTNQRGLFVVRTGSHGSRLEARQAAEQLQKNKLIGSFLIVSGRAPDTAEVAARTSEIPTAEVNKTVSTAQAPAAAAQETATVPRVATDPDTGTPKSTADTGTQAVADKKSAGSQMIAALEAMAHQPIAPQPPGFRAARIALDFLGVKYRWGGMSVETGMDCSGFVKTVYALCGINLPRTSAEQYRQGEPVARNELSPGDMVFFGNNKRVNHVGIYLGEGKFIHAPRSRKTIRISNLEESSLRKKFLGARRLLFNDK
- a CDS encoding CDP-alcohol phosphatidyltransferase family protein codes for the protein MIPYSAILTEIAIPVFIMLALERFAVYFFLRTPRQVAWVRRHRWLHPNAISRARYPMGFVSAILLHLGYPQWCFLFFTFWMITDITDGDIARKCDLNTEEGATIDPLSDKLMYAPMLVYLAWRGALNPMLVFVFLAFDITGQASRRFIKVKAANLFGKAKTFMVVVLLIVVGLEWIYGPLPILGRSIYPLMAICAGLAFCSTFFKVIPNYWYANILSILNLVCGLAGCWVVLSGKPAVYALGLVFLGQFLDLFDGRAAERWGSTPRGEIFDDVADGTSFGLTVGLIVVVSFTKLWLGLLLGGFYLFAVIYRLIRFVVEKRRKGVAGGVASFAGLPSPAGALMAGTACVLVPSQPVVGVIVAITSLLMISRVPYPHFGRAILPRVPKIVRVLVLGAFLFLLALGVRRDQYLIPLLIAFAADTIYLVSPLFRRQSGNAD
- a CDS encoding Fur family transcriptional regulator is translated as MSEQKKLQELMATCRARGVSLTPQRLGVMRALSARRDHPTADQLYADLIRQLPGISRTTVYRVLETFVRLDLVRKIDSRDSKAHFDGDTSLHPHLVCLGCGRVMDYEDRSFGILQPPEVTGDGFRIVDYAVTLVGFCEDCQRDNIDR
- a CDS encoding cupin domain-containing protein, yielding MEIITLEAASKVPVPFDARIMHNSGPVEVIHILLRPGETVPLHDNPFDVLFYVLEGRGELTIEDEVQQVGGDSLIDIRTGTLRGWKNTGTEPVRLLVIKMTGTKF
- a CDS encoding FprA family A-type flavoprotein, which gives rise to MIPRKLAEGVYEVGATDWNIRDFHGYSTDLGSTYNAYLVVDEKIALIDTVKKEFTDQLLQKISQIVDPSKIDLVISNHTEMDHSGGLPELMEVIGRDKPVYCSSMGLKNLRRHFPDWLNLQQVSDGQELSLGNRTLQFLETRMIHWPDSMFSYLKEEQILFSSDGFGQHYAGPERFDDEIGDAIMAHAKKYFANILWPFAALIQKLLDKLIGTGLPIRMICPDHGIIWRRDPGKIVGAYLEWCRQQPGREALVIYDTMWHSTETMAGQIVAGLQEAGVKAQPMHARSVHRSDIVTAAFDAGALIVGSPTLNNGIFPTLADVLTYLKGLKPCNKLGAAFGSYGWSGEAPKMVHEMLAGMGLQMIEEPLRVQFVPERESLASCREFGRRIGQALQKS
- the serA gene encoding phosphoglycerate dehydrogenase, with product MKILVAEKVAKEGLLILEKDPLVELDVKTDLSREELLRIIDSYEGLVIRSATKADRELLEAGKNLKVVARAGVGLDNVDLKAASERGIIVCNAPFGNINSVVEHAMALILATCRKLVKADTSIKGGAWNRSIKAMELKGKVAGVIGLNKIGGGVVTRLKAFDCEVIGCDPYISEKRVQDLGIRLVSLEELIRSSDVITVHVPLNDETRNLIAAPQLQQMKDGVILVNTARGGIINEQDLLAALESGKVGAACVDVWSEEPPQSEHLKKLVAHERMLAIPHLGASSAEAQINVSIDVARDIVRFANEQPMEYAANIPRFDSSLMGQMRPFLRLVNIMADFVSQLADSNLNKVTFTYQGSVAEYDCSPITVCGMAALLNNKVEQDVNMVNAALIAENMGIAVEEVKNPAPAAFANTVTIDIEGPGMRRTIVGTHFEGQPRVVRLRDYQVDFAPEEHMLVITYQDRPGMIGKIGQVLGEHDINIAAMNLGRQQKRGEAMVILSLDSPVPSNVVDEIGSVIVASFIKYLHVLKARPEQ
- a CDS encoding AEC family transporter, which codes for MSNFVLIVVFVGLGLLFRRLKAFPKDSAQVLNMFALYVSLPALVLLKIPQLQIGREALLVAAVPWGLLILSAAFVLAAAAKFHWSRAQTGVLLLLVPLGNTSFMGVPMVNAFFGQQGIPYLIVYDQIGTMLIFALYGSLILALYGRDGTLRIGSIARRTLTFPPTLAVMAGLALRPWPYPDALQAALQGVSQSLTPLVMTAIGLQLNWRLPRHLLRPLGYGLLIKLLIAPLVTLGVCRLLGASGLHVDVAVFEAGMPPMVTAGAVAVIAGMESDLAIALIGIGIVVSFASLPLLFAILS
- the rd gene encoding rubredoxin — translated: MQKYVCEICGYVYDPAVGDPENGIAAGTAFSDIPGDWVCPICGASKANFAPEG